Within Caulobacter segnis, the genomic segment GTCACAGGCCTCGTCGCAGGCGGCGTCGCCCTGGCGCATGTTGACGATGCCGACATCGAACGGCGCGACGCCTTCCGGCCAGATGATCCCGGCCTCGTCGTGGCTGGCCTCGATGATCGCGCCCAGCAGGCGCGAGACGCCGACGCCGTAGCTGCCCATCTGCACCGGCGTGTCCTTGCCGTCCGGGCCCATGACCAGGGCCTTCATCGGCTCGGAATATTTCGTGCCGAACGAGAAGATGTGACCGACCTCGATGCCGCGCGCCGACAGGCGGTCAGCTTCGGGCACCGCGTTGAAGGCGGCCTCGTCGTGCATTTCCTCGGTCGCGGCGTACAGCGCCGTGCGCTGGTTCACCAGCGGCTGCAGGTCGCCGTACCAGTCGACGTCCGGGCCCGGAGCCGGCATCTCGACCAGATCCTTATGGCAGAAGACGGCGCTTTCACCCGTCTCGGCCAGGACGATGAACTCGTGGCTCAGGTCGCCGCCGATCGGGCCGGTGTCGGCGCGCATCGGCACGGCCTTCAGGCCCATGCGCGAGAACAGGTTCAGATAGGCCACGAACATGCGGTTGTAAGACTTGCGGGCGCCATCGGCGTCGAGGTCGAAGCTGTAGGCGTCCTTCATCAGGAACTCGCGGCCGCGCATCACGCCAAAACGCGGACGGCGCTCGTCCCGGAACTTCCACTGCACATGGTAGAGGTTCTTCGGAACGTCCTTGTAGCTCTTCACATAGGCCCGGAAGATCTCAGTGATCATTTCCTCGTTGGTGGGCCCGTACAGCAGCTCGCGCTCGTGACGGTCGGTGATGCGCAGCATCTCCGGGCCGTAGGCGTCGTAGCGCCCCGACTCACGCCAGAGGTCGGCCAGCTGCAGCGTCGGCATCAGGAGCTCGATGGCGCCCGCGCGATCCATTTCCTCACGGACGATCTGCTCGATCTTCTTCAGCACGCGGAAGCCGAGTGGCAGCCAGGCGTAGATACCCGCCGCTTCCTGGCGGATCATGCCGGCGCGGAGCATCAGCTGGTGCGAAACGATCTGGGCGTCGGACGGTGCTTCCTTCAGCACCGGCAGGAAATAGCGCGACAAGCGCATGCGCGTGGAAACTCCGGGAATTCGAGAAGGGCCTGAGATAGCCCCTCGCCCGTGAGCTTGGCAACGCGCGAGGCTAAAGTAAGGCTCCCGAAGCGAATAAAAGAGAGGCCGCGCGATCCGTCGCGCGGCCTTTCAAGTTCATCGTCGGGGAAGACGCCACAGAGCGAGACCGGCAAGGCCGATCTCCTGAAGTCACCTTACCGACCGAACGCATGTTGGGGCACGCCCATGCGATGGAAGCGCTGACAATGAGGCGCTTCGCCCAAGGCTTGGGCGATCGCGGGCAAATAACCCGCATCACGCCCAAGGCTTGTGCATTCGCACATCAGGTGGCGGCCGGAAGATCCGGCAGGGTCACCAAGTGGAAGTGGACGATGGCGAAGAACAGCACGAATACGACGGCCGAAACCCACGTCGTGGTGATGAACTTGCGCTTGAGGTTCGGATTGACCGGCGCGCCCGGGTCCACGCCGGGCGGCGGGGTGACGCCGGACTCGTGAAAGCTGCGCGACCCCAGCGGCAGAACGGCGAACAGCACCGTCCACCAGATCGTCAGATAGATCGCGAACCAGGTGATCGGGCTCATCAGTGATGCGCGTCCGCTTCTTGAGTGTTTCGGGGCGTTTCCATGAGCTCGACCAGCAGGCCGCCCATGTCCTTGGGGTGTACGAAGATGATCAGGGTGCCGTGAGCGCCGATGCGGGGCTCGCCCAGCACGGTCGCGCCCTTGGCCACCAGGTCGTCGCGGGCCGTGTAGATGTTCTCGACCTCGAAGCAGATGTGGTGCTGGCCGCCCTTGGGGTTCTTGGCCAGGAAGCCGTGGATCGGCGAGCTTTCGCCATAGGGCTCGATCAGCTCGATCTGGCTGTTGGGCAGGTTGACGAAGCAGACCCAGACGCCCTGCTCCGGCATCGCCCATTTCTCGGTCACCGAGGTGGCCCCGAGCAGGTCGCGATACATCTTCACCGAGTCGTCGATCGACGGCGTGGCGACACCGACGTGATTGAGCTTGCCGATCATCCTAGAAAACTCCCGCTGTGCTTTTCTGGTTATCGGCCATCGGCCTAACACCCGCACGCTGCGGAAAGGAAGGGCGACCGTGGCGTTTTCACGGCCGCCCCTTCACGATCAGATTCGCAGCACCGTGGTCTCGACGACCGGCTTGCGTTCCCAGATTCGGAACGCGGCCTTCTTCACGGCGCGGGAGATGGCGTTCTCGATGCTGTCGTCGATCTCGCGCGCGTCGCCATCCAGCTTCTTGTAGGCGGTCTCGGCTTCCTCGGCGAGATCGTCCAGGGCGTCGTCGAGGCTGTATTCCTCGTCGCCGGTCAGGCCGATGCCGCGTACCTGCGGGCCGGAAACGATCTTGTTGCGGCCATCCAGCACGATCGACACCGCGAGGATGCCGTTGAACGCCGCGTGGCGTCGCTCGCGCAGGGCCTCGCCGTTCTCGGGCGTGACGACCCCGCCGTCGACATACAGGCGACCGGCCGGCACTTCGTCGATGATCTCCGGCTTACCCGGCGCCAGGCGCACCATGTCGCCATTACGCGGCGAGATGGCGTCCGGAACTTGCAGATCCTTGGCGAAGGCGGCGTGCTCGATCAGGTGGCGACGCTCGCCATGGGTCGGCACGGCGATCTGGGGTCGCACCCAACCGTACATCTGGCGCAACTCGTCCCGGCACGGGTGACCCGAGACGTGGATGCCGGGCGTGTCACGCTCGGTGTGCAGGCGCACGCCCCGATCGGCCAACTTGTTCTGCAGGTTGCGGATCGGGATCTCGTTGCCCGGGATCACACGCGAACTGAAAACCACATGATCCCCGGACCCCAACTTGACATGCGGATGACTGCCGTCGGCGATCCGCGACAGGGCCGCGCGGGCCTCGCCCTGACTGCCGGTGCACAGGAACAGGATCTCGTTCTCGGGCAGGTGCTTGGCCTGGTCGTCATTGATGAAGGGCTCGATGCCCTGCAACAGCCCGACCGAGCGGGCGGCGGCGGCCATGCGATGCATTGAGCGGCCGGCCAGGCAGACCTTGCGGCCGCAAGCCTGGGCGGCGCGGATCACGGTATCCATGCGCGCCACGTTCGAAGCGAAGCAGGCCACGGCGATCTTACCGCTGAGGCTCTTGATAAGATTCCCCAGGGCCTCCCGAACATCGGCCTCGGAACCGGCCTGGCCTTCCACGAAGACGTTGGTGCTGTCGCAGACCATGGCCAGCACGCCCTCGTCGCCAAGGCGGCGGATGGCGGCCTCGTCGGTCGGAGCGCCCAACTGGGGCTCGGGGTCGATCTTCCAGTCGCCGGTGTGCAGGATCGTGCCCAGCGGCGTCTTGATCGCCAGGCCGTTCGGCTCGG encodes:
- a CDS encoding DUF1467 family protein; the protein is MSPITWFAIYLTIWWTVLFAVLPLGSRSFHESGVTPPPGVDPGAPVNPNLKRKFITTTWVSAVVFVLFFAIVHFHLVTLPDLPAAT
- a CDS encoding ribonuclease J, whose amino-acid sequence is MKKSKNDELVFLPLGGSNEIGMNFNLYGFGPAHDRKWIVVDLGVTFGDQTTPGVEIILPDPSYIEPYAKDIVGIVLTHAHEDHLGAVHWLWPRLKAPVYATPFTAFLLREKLRDADLLDEVEITEVPLGGNFKLGPFELELITLTHSIPEPNGLAIKTPLGTILHTGDWKIDPEPQLGAPTDEAAIRRLGDEGVLAMVCDSTNVFVEGQAGSEADVREALGNLIKSLSGKIAVACFASNVARMDTVIRAAQACGRKVCLAGRSMHRMAAAARSVGLLQGIEPFINDDQAKHLPENEILFLCTGSQGEARAALSRIADGSHPHVKLGSGDHVVFSSRVIPGNEIPIRNLQNKLADRGVRLHTERDTPGIHVSGHPCRDELRQMYGWVRPQIAVPTHGERRHLIEHAAFAKDLQVPDAISPRNGDMVRLAPGKPEIIDEVPAGRLYVDGGVVTPENGEALRERRHAAFNGILAVSIVLDGRNKIVSGPQVRGIGLTGDEEYSLDDALDDLAEEAETAYKKLDGDAREIDDSIENAISRAVKKAAFRIWERKPVVETTVLRI
- the mce gene encoding methylmalonyl-CoA epimerase, with translation MIGKLNHVGVATPSIDDSVKMYRDLLGATSVTEKWAMPEQGVWVCFVNLPNSQIELIEPYGESSPIHGFLAKNPKGGQHHICFEVENIYTARDDLVAKGATVLGEPRIGAHGTLIIFVHPKDMGGLLVELMETPRNTQEADAHH
- the proS gene encoding proline--tRNA ligase, which codes for MRLSRYFLPVLKEAPSDAQIVSHQLMLRAGMIRQEAAGIYAWLPLGFRVLKKIEQIVREEMDRAGAIELLMPTLQLADLWRESGRYDAYGPEMLRITDRHERELLYGPTNEEMITEIFRAYVKSYKDVPKNLYHVQWKFRDERRPRFGVMRGREFLMKDAYSFDLDADGARKSYNRMFVAYLNLFSRMGLKAVPMRADTGPIGGDLSHEFIVLAETGESAVFCHKDLVEMPAPGPDVDWYGDLQPLVNQRTALYAATEEMHDEAAFNAVPEADRLSARGIEVGHIFSFGTKYSEPMKALVMGPDGKDTPVQMGSYGVGVSRLLGAIIEASHDEAGIIWPEGVAPFDVGIVNMRQGDAACDEACDKAYAALTAAGKDVLYDDTDARGGAKFATMDLIGLPWQLIVGPKGVAEGVVEVKNRKTGERYTAGLDAVIDNLTKGKTA